ACGCCCTCCGTCGTGTCCACCCCGATGGGCGCCTCGGCATCTATGACGTCCTTGGCCGTCTTGCCGTAAAACCGCCTGATCGCCTCCTGTATCTCCTCCTCCAGCGCCAGAACGGGCTCGACCTCGCATCCCGTCACCAACCTTATGTCGTCTATCACGGCGAGATCCAGATCGGGCATGGCGATTTTCAGGACGTTATCCTCGCTCAACTGGAGGGGGACGACCCTTCTGCGGAGAGCGAAGCTCGGAAGGATCTTGGAGACGGCCTCCTCGTCCTTATCCTCCTCCGTCACGTTCTTGAGGCTGACACAGGGGATATCGAGCTCCATGCTTCTTCTGACCAGCTCCAGCTCCCTGGGGGTGATGTAGCCGCCGTTGACCAGGATCTCATCCAGATCGGGTTTCTCCGAGGACTCGATCTGCCTCATGATCTCAGCATACTCGCTCTCATCGATCATTCCGGCATCCAACATTATCTTCGTCAAAGCTTTATCGGCTAACGTAAGCAAGATGACAGCCCCCTTTACTTTGTCTGGGAATTTTCACCGCTTGACTTAGACGAAAAAGGGGAGGGTTGGTTTAACAGAGCCAAACTACAATCGTATCGCTCGGAGGGCAGCAAATCCCTGATAGATCGTCTTATCCTTCCCCGATCAGTTCCAACCTCGCCGGTTCAATAACCCTGTCCTCGGCGATCTTAAGCTGATCCAAGGAGGATATGTTGAAGGCCACTCTGTCTACAAACACCCTCATGTCGGGCAACATCTTCCTGAGCTCAGCTACCTCCTCCATCATGAGCTCGGTGTATACGTAGACCCTGAAATGCGTGCCCCGTTTGGACGGGAAGAGATCCATCCACCATTTGCCGCCCGCCGTCACCCTCAACTTGCCCATTCTGTTTCTTACGATCCCTCCCGTCTCATCTATATATCGCATGAACTCCTCTGCGACCTCACACATGGGAGTCATGGCGAAGCAGGCTAAAAATTCGCCCCTCGTCATATATCTTGTCCGTTTTCTACGAGCGATATACTCTCCCTTCGGCTCGGAGATCTTTCCTCCCACGATCTCCTCGGCACTGATCAACGTCTCATCGCCCTTTCTATAGGTGAGATAGGAGATGTAGTTTATGTCCACACCGAGTCGGCGCAGATACCTGACGATCTCAAACGACCTGGGATCACTACCCTGACAGAGGATCACCAATCTCTGTCTGCGATTGAAGTCGTCTTCATCGATCTCGCCTATCTCATGGTGGAAAAACCGCCTGTGTTCCTCGATGAGGGTGCTGAAGTGGCGTCCTCTTCCCTCGAACCACCTTCTGGCGATCCGCTCCAGATCGGCGTATCCCATTCTCGATATGCGGGCGGCGTATTCCAGCACCTGGCCGATGGTATTGCGCGGCCTTCTGCTGCGTTTGACCTCTATGATGACGGTGTTACCTATTCGGTCAAGCCCTAAAAGATCATACCTACCCCCTTCGACTCTGCCCTGTCGACCGATTATCATGATCGGCTCAGTCCCGAACAGAATACTTGGGTCCTCCTCTATCATCTCCTCAATCCGCTTCTCCTCAATTCTCACATCGGCTATAAGCCTGAATCTGTCGCCTTCCCACCTGTAAAGCGGCATCTCAACCACCGAGGTCTCAGGGTATCTTAGGGATAAGCAGGTTGAAGAGAATTACATCTAACAGGAGGAGCAGCAGGGCCGTCAGGAGGAAATAGCCGAATAGCTCCCGCCTGATCGGTGTGCTCCTCTCGAACCTCGTTTTCTCCATCCTGGTTATCTCCTCGTAGGCTCTGTTCAGTTCCTGTGAATCGGTCGCCCTGAAATAGGCCCCATCGGTTATGCGTGCGATTCGGCGTAGCGTCTTCTCGTCGAGCTTGGCGATGATGATTTTCCCCGTCTCATCCCGAGCATAGCTTTTGCCGAATATGGGATGAGATATAGGGACGGGAGCACCGGCAGGGCTTCCCACCCCGATGGCGTACACCCTTATTCCAAGGGATGAAACGGTTTCAGCGGCCTTAATCGGATCGATGCCCCAGTTGTTCTCGCCATCCGTTAAAAGTATAACAGCCTTTCCCATTGATTTGAATCCCGCCAACCTCTTAGCCGCGGAGAGAAGGGCCGAGCCTATGGCGGTGCCGTCTTTCAAGATCCCGACCCTGATCCTTCCGATCAGTCTGAGCAGAGCCGAATGGTCATACGTCAGGGGACAGACGGGAAAGGCCGTCCGGGCGAACAGGATCAGGCCCATCCTGGAGTTGGGGTGTCTGGCGATGAATTCCCTGAGGACCCGTTTGGTCGCCTCTATCCTGCTTTCGCCGTCGAAATCCTCCGCCAACATGCTGGTCGAGATGTCAACCACCAGCATGATATCGCCTCCTTTGGATTTAACCTTCCGCATGATCGGGAAGGATTGAGGTCGGGCGAGGGCGAGGACGATCATGCACAGGAGGAGCAGCCTGAGGTATATCCTCATTCTCCAAGCCTTAGAACGCCATGAGGTCCGGGGGATGGAAAGATAGAAGAGAGACGAGGGGATGCCCTTTCGATGTCTATCGCTCAGCCACAGGAGGAGGGGAAGGAGGAGAAGAAGTGCGAGCCATATCGGATCTCTGAAGCTCATCTCCGCCTATACTCCGCCCGCGTCACCTTCTTCCGAGGCGCCTTTGATCCGAACCCGGTTCTTATGCAGACGCCGATCGCCAGAAAGGTGACCACGACGAAGATCGGCTTGCCCACTACGGGCAAGAAGGTCAAAACGCGATAGACGGTATATCCGACAACCACCGATATCAAAGACATCCGATCCGTCTGAAAGAGGGAGTTGCCGAGGGCGACGAACAGGCCTATCTTGCCGAAAATAGCGGCCGCCACCAGAAACGCCCAAAGTATCAGCACCACAGGGATCCCTACGAGGGAGAGGATCAGCATGAGCGAGATCGGGGGAAGAAGCAGAAAGATGATCAAAGCCAGAAGGGAACTGCCTATCGGTTTGACGGACGCGCAATGTGCCATCGCCTCAACGTTCCTGGGGAAGATGACGAATAGAAGCACCTGAAGGATCAACATACAGATGAAAAGGATGACCTTCCAGGATATCCAGGCGACGTTGCCCCAGTAACCGCGGGGGATTCCGGACATAAGGGAGATAAACCCGCTGAAGGCCTCACCTGTGGAGAGTTTCCTTATCCTCCCGGATATCCTCGCATTGGGATCGGCCTTTAACCGTCCGCCGATGATTATCAAGTCCCCGTCCACCTGGGCAGTATCGGCGAGGTTTACATCTCCCCAGAGCGAAATCACACTGCCCTTAACTTTACCGGCTATGTTCAGGTCGGAGCTGATCGAGACGATCCGACGGCAGGTTACACCCTGAGGTATATCCGTAGCAGCACCGATCTTAAATACGGTTCCCCTCTCCCTCTGGAAAGGGGTCTTGCTTTGGATAGGATATGATAACTCGCTGCCGGGTTGGACCTCCTGAGCCGATGAGAGGAGCAACCCTGTAGATACAAGAACTAAACTTAACAGAAAGATCGAAAAGATCTTATCATCCATTGAGAAGCCCCTTCGTTTTATTGCAATATATAACATTTAGGGAGTTTTGTCAATGAGGAATTCAACTATGATCGAAAAGATATCGGCAGTGCGAAACGGGCCGGTTCTGGTGAGAGGGCGGTTCAGCAGAAACGGCACGAGCATATGTTCCCTCCTGAGCGAGCCATGGCCGGAGTTGTGGATGAACCTTCTGGATTGAGCTCTAAGTTCACATCCTCGAGAGGCGGATAGTATGATATCCCCCGATCTCGGAGAGGTGAAAAGCTTCAGTATTTGATAGGGCGCATCGGGATAATCCGTGTTCATGCTCAGCTCAAGCAACTTCCTATCGGAGATCTTACCGGGAAACGGTGGATACCCGAACGGATCCTCGCCCTTCAGAATCTGATATGTGATCATCTTACCCTCAAGTTCAACATACGCCTCCCCGAGGCGGGAGGAGATGATAACCCCTCCGGAAGGAACCTTTGCGGCCACAAGGTCGACTGCATCTATATTGAGGAGCAGTTCCACCAGATCGACCTTATGTCCGCCGAACCGACGTAATTCGGGATAGTAGCACCTCTCAGACCATCCCGATTCCGGCCTAACGTAGATATGGGCCATGGCATTACCTGAGGGCATGATCGCCATATCGGGGTTCAGCCTCCATCTTCGGCCGGAATGGAGGGTCTTGAATCCCAACCGACTGAGGAACTCCGCCAGGTCGAAATGAACTTGGGTCTCGCTCAGACCATGATCGCTTGTCAGGACGATCATCGTCTCCTCCGGATCGGTCGTCCGGGCGATCTTCCCGACCGTCTCATCGAGCCTCATATACCCTTGGATGACCTCATCCGATAGCGGGCTCGATCTATGTGAGAGGGCATCTATGGATGGCATGAGGAGAAAGATGAAATCGTGCCCTTCTTCGATGCCTTTAAGGGCGAATTGGGCGGCCTTTAAATCGACCTTGTCCCATCTCCCGCTTAAATGGGCCCAGACCCATCTCAGCCCACGCGTGTATCTGGTGATATCCCCTTTGAAGTCGCATCCTCGGGAGACGAAGCTGAAGATGTTCATCGGGTTATCCGCCAGCTCGAAGAGGGTTTTCACGGCGGGGGATATATCGCGATTGAACAGATAGCTGTGAACACCGAAATAATCCCTGTATCTATCGAGATGGAAGCTTTTGACGCCCAGGTATCTCCTATCCACCCAGCACATGCCGGGGACATTGCACTCCCCTGGAGTGAATCCGGTGATGATCGGCAGATAAGCACATCCGGTAACCGAGGGGAAAGCGGAGACTGCCTCGTGGAATCCCCCTCTCTCCGCCAGGAACCGTTCGATGTTCGGGAGCATCCCCCTGGTCATAAGCTCCCAGATCACGTCGGATCTCGCTCCGTCAGCGAGAATTAAGATACAACGCCTGCGGGAGCTCAACTTCACCTCCTTTTTCAACGCTCTGCCGTATATTTTACGATTTTCGATAACCTGGAGGCAAGATTGGAATTCGCTTGCCTGCGCGGCCGATGTATGGTAAAATACCACCGCCATCGATCTTATCAGACCGGAGTATGGACATGAGTGTAAGAAGAGAGTTCGATGTGGAGCTCAGGATCCCCAGCGATATGCAGTTTATCGAGCTCCTGGACACCGTTATATCGGATGTCCTTGGGAAGATAGATATCGAGGAGGATGACAAGGTTGCCGTCAATCTCGCCCTTATAGAGGCGGGCACGAACGCCATCAAACACGGCAACCGAAACGATCCGACCAAAGACGTCCATTGCATCGTCAGCGTCGAGGACGATAAGCTGACGATAAGGATAAAGGACAAGGGCAAGGGATTTGATCCTGAATCCCTCAAAGATCCTCTGGAGCTTGAACATCTGATGGATGCAAGCGGCAGAGGCATATATCTCATAAACGTGCTGATGGATGAGGTCGAATATGACTTCGACCTGACGGGCACCGAGGTGAGGATGACCAAGTATATCAAAAAGGGAAAATCCGGTGAGGTGAACTGAACCATGATAATGGTGTTTCTCAGGAAGAAATTCGTCGCTAAGATGTTCTATGGCATAGTCGTCATCGCCTTTGTCGGAACGATTTTCCTGGTATGGGGCGCTGGAGGGAAGTTCAGGAAGAGATCGAGAGTCGTCATAGAGGTCAACGGAAAAAAGGTGAGCTTCGAACAGTTCCAGAACGCCCTGAGGAACGAGACGGAGAGGATGCGCAGGATGTACGGGGATAACTACGACAGGTTCATCAAGGATATCGATATCAACAGTCAGACGGCCGACAAGATCGTCCAGGACGTCCTGATCGACCAGGAGCTTAAGAAACTCGGCGTTCTGCTGAGCGGCGAGGAGGTCGATCGGGAGATCGCCTCCACCCCCTCTTACTACCAGATCTATCAGATCCTGGCCCGAAGGGGGAGAGCTGATGACTATTGGAAAAGCCTCCGCGATAGCCTATCAAGGCAGAGGCTGCAGGATATCCTCTTCGGAATTCCCATCGTCACCAAGACCGAGATCGAGGAGGAGTATAAAAGGCGAAACGAGAAGGTCAAACTGAAATTCATAGAGTTCCCTGTCTCCAAATTCCGTGATAAGGTCAACCCCTCGGAGGATGAGATAAAGAGGAGATATGAGGAGAAAAGGGAAGAGTATCGCATCCCTGAAAAGGTCAACGTCAAATATATCAAAATAGATCCCAAGGTCTTCGAGGATAAGATCGATATCTCCGAAAACGATATTAAGAGCTACTATGAGGCCAATAAGGATTCACAGTTTAAGGAGAAGGAGCGGGTCAGGACGAGACATATACTGATCAAGGTTCCCAGCGGCGCATCGGAGGAGGAGAAGAAAAAGCTGCGACAGAAGGCCGAGAAGATCCTGAAAGAGGCGAAATCCGGAGCCGATTTCGCTGAGCTGGCCAAAAAGTACTCCGAAGATGAGGGCACCAAGGATAAAGGGGGTGACCTCGGATATTTCACCAGAGGCAGAATGGTGCCCGAATTCGAAAAGGTCGCCTTCTCCCTCAAACCGGGCGAGATAAGCGATATAGTCGAAACCAAATACGGATTCCACATCATCAAGCTCGAGGATAAAAAGCCGGAGAGGATAAAGAGCCTGGACGAGGTGAGAGATCAGATCGAAAGGAAGCTGAAAAAGGATGCTGCTGTTGCCCTAGCCCGTGAGCTGGCCGGCGAGCTGGTCTACGATATCGAGCTACAGGGGATGGAGGAAAGCGTTAAACTTATACCGGAGAGGGCCGCGGAGGTATATGTGAGACAACTGGGGGATGAGTCGAAGAAGTCCGAGGACTTCGTCGAGAAGTTCAAAGAGATCAAGTTCGAGGTCAAAACCACCGGGTTCTTCTCAAAGGATGATTCACAGATCCCAACTGTAGGCAGCAGATATACCTACAGGGATTTCCTGGATGCCGTCTTCGAGCTGCGGAAGGGCGATACCAGCGATCCCATAGAGATCAAAAGCTACGGCGGAGATGTGATGGCCTACTTCATCGCCAAGGTCGTGGACAGACAATACTCCCATATACCCAAACTGGACGAGGTCAAGGATAAGATAACCGATGAGCTCAAGGACGAGGGGGCCAAGAAACTCGCCCTTCAGGCTGCCGAGAAGCTGATGAGCAAATATAAGCCCGGCGAGACCTTGGACGATCTGGTCAAAAAAGCTCAGGATGAAAAGCTGAAGGTTAAGGAGACCCCCCTCTTTGCCAGATCCTACGGCGGGTACGTCCCGATGATAGGTTCAGCTCCCGAGATCTCCGCTGTGGCGTTCAGGATGAAGCTCAATGAGGTGAAAGGCCCCTTCCAGACTCAACGCGGGGCATACATTATACAGCTCGTCGAAAGGCAAAAAGCCGATGTGAAGAAGCTGGATGAGGACAAGGAGGAGCTGGCGAATATCCGAAGAAGCCTGATACAGAGGAAACGAAACGATCTTCTGGAGGCGTGGATCGGCGGGCTCAAATCGGCGGCGAAGATCAAAATCGAACTCCCGGAGGAGGCTATTTGAATTGCGCGGACCGATCGTCAGGCTGATCTGTCACAGCCCAAATCCCTATGATCTATCGGTAGCCGCCGCCAGAACCTGTTACTCCTCGAAGGGAATCGTCCTCCCGGAGGAGGTATCGAGGGACAAAAGGGCCAAACAAATTAGAGATAGAATAGCCCAAAGCACGCTCAGGGCAGGTCATCTTACCACCAGGGGACATGCCTTCTTTGTCTTCGCCATAGACCGGATCTCCCGCGCCGCCATCTGGTCCTTCCTACATAGCCATCCCTTCTACAATTCGGAGCAGGTCTCACAGAGATACGTGAGGGTATCGCCCGATAACTTCCTCCTCCCCCCTATCGAGGGGAAAGCTTTGGATATCTATCGTGAGACGATCTCAGCTCAGATGAGGGCTTATGAGGATTTGGTGAAGCTCTTGGTTCCTAAGGTTAGGGAGGAGTACTTCAAGATCTTTCCCTACCGATCCTCAAAGCCCGAAAGGTGGGAGAACGAGATCGCCCGCAAGGCCTATGAGGTAGCGCGATACGTCCTCCCCGTCGCCACCTACGCCTATATGTACCACACGATAAACGGAATTACGCTTCACAGATATGCCCGCTTGGCCGAATCATTTGACTTTCCTAAAGAAGTCAAACTGCTGGTCGAGAGGATGATCGAAGCGGTCAGACTTGTGGATCCGAGTTTCGCTGAGGAACTATACGATCCGATGCCGCTTGAGGAGACGCCGGAGTATAGGGCGGTCGAAGAGACCTTCGGGTCGGGATGGCACCTGGGCGATGAGGGTTTCACCCGCGAGTTCGACTCCCTTATCGGAGATAGGTCCTCCCTTCTCATCGAGTTCACAAGGGAGGGGGAGAAGATTCTAGCGCAGTCCGTGAGATATACCCTCGGTTTAAGCGGAAGAGACATGGATGATGAGGCGGCTTTGAGGCTGCTTCTGGATCCGGCTCAAAACCCCTACCTTCCCGAGACGCTCAATCACGCCCATCACTCCAAGCTGATGCGAGCGATGAACCACGTTCACTACGTCTTCGCCAAGAAATTGAGCCACACGGCCGATTCGCAGGATCAGAGACATCGCACCGTCCCCGGCTCAAGGCCGATCATACATAGGCATTATACGGGCAGACCGGATTACGTCACCCCTAAGTTGATCAGGGCGGTCCCGGAGGCCGAGAGGGTCTACGCCGGGGCGATGGAGAGGTGTTTTGAGGGGATAAACCGGCTTTTGGAGATGAAGGTGCCGACCGAGTGGGCGATGTATCTGCTGCCGAACGGTTTCCCGATCAGATTTATCGAGTCGGGGACGCTTATGAACCTGCACCACAAATGGAGGATAAGGCTCTGTTTCAACGCCCAGGAGGAGATATTTCATGCCTCGCTCGATGAGGTCAGGCAGGTCTCCGAAGTCCATCCACGCATAGGCCGGTTCTTAGGCCCGCCATGCTGGTTTAGATCGAGATCGGGCGTCACCCCTCCCTGTCCAGAGGGCGATAGGTTCTGCGGAGTCAGGGTGTGGGAGAAAAAGCTTGAGGATTACGACAGATTGATCTGAGATGAGGGTGCTTATACTCTCCCCTTTTATCCCCCTGCCGGCGACTGAAGGGGGCAGGATAAGGGTGATCAACCTCCTGAAACACCTCTCCCCGGCCTGTCACATCACCCTATTGGCCCCCAAGACCTTCAACTCCACGCCTCGCGATGAGCAGATCATCAGAGATATGGGCGTGGATCTGGTAGTTGCCGGAGATATGCCGCATCTCTCGATCGGATCGATCCGCTCTATGGCAGGCGGATACCCGATACCGCTGGCGAAATACAGGCTCAAAACCTTCGCCGAGAGGTTCCGCCGCTTGATCGAGGAGGAAAAATTCGATGTGGTTCAGTTCGAGATGTTGCACGCCGGACAGTACCTGCCCGATCTCAGGCGATCGTCGCTCAACGGCGATACCCCCTCCATCCTGATACAGCACAACATCGACTCGGTCGTATGGACGAGGCTCTACCGTAACGCATCCTCACCTCTCAGGAAACTCGGCGCGTTCATACAATCGCTGGAGTTCAGGAGGATCGAGAGGAGATTATGCCCGATGTTCGATCTATGCGTCTGCATGTCAGAGCGGGACGCTGAAAGGCTCAGGTGGATTACGCCTGATGTGAGGGTTGAGATCGTGCCGAACGGCGTTGATCTGGAGTATTTCCAGCCGAGGGAGGATGAAGTGAGATGGAATCGGATCGTGTATGTGGGCAGTATGGACTGGTATCCCAACGAGGACGCCGTCCTATATTTCCACGAGCATATCTGGCCTATCATAAGGGGAGAGATACCGGAGGCCGAGTTTTACATCGTGGGCCAGTATCCCAGCTCGAGGGTCAAAGCCCTCGATTCGGTGGATGGCGTACATGTGACGGGATTGGTGGATGATATCAGGCCCTACCTGGCTTCCGCCGCCGTCTTCGTCGTCCCGCTTAGGATAGGAGGAGGGACGAGGCTGAAGATCCTCGAGGCCCTCGCTATGGGGAAGGCGGTCATCTCGAGCAGTATCGGATGTGAGGGATTGGATTTAACCGACGGCGAGGATCTGATCATAGCGGATAGCCCGGAGGAGTTCGCCGGATGGGCGATCAGGCTGATGAGGAATGAGGTTGAAAGGGAGAGGCTCGCCCGATTGGGACGCGGAAAAGTGGTTGACCATTTCGGGTGGGATCGGATAGCGGAAGAGATGCTGAGGATATATACCGATCTAGCTTAGGGGCACGACGGCGCGTGCCCCCGAAAAGGTCAGGCTATCTCCAGAAGCTTGATATCGAAGATCAAGTCCTTTCCCGCCAGGGGATGGTTGGCATCCAATGTGACGGTTGATTCCGAGACATCGGTGACGGTGACTATGATCGTTCTGCCGTCCATCTGAGAGATCTGCAGTTGCTGGCCGATTTCCGGATCGATATGTTCCGGAAACTCGGCCCTATCCACCACCAGAACCATCTCCTCATAATGCGGTCCGAAAGCTTTATCCGTCGGGACCTTAACGGTTTTCGACTCTCCCGGGCTCATACCGATCACCGCCTCTTCGAACCCCGGTATCAATCGTCCTTCACCTATCGTGAACTGCAGAGGGGGACGATCGAGCGAAGTGTCGAACACCGTTCCGTCCTCCAGCTTGCCCGTGTAATGAACCTTGACGGTATCGCCCCGTTTTGCCTGTGCCATTATCCTCACCTTGATCATTTTTAGCCGCTTGAAAGAGCACAGCCCATCAGGCAGTGTTCATCTCTTACGGCCATAGATTTACCTTAACGGTTTCACCTTGTATTCTAACACGGGCCTATTCCTTTTGTCAATTGGGGACTGTAAAGTGGGTGTCAGTAGTTTTGAATATCGTCGTTCTAATCGCAGTTTTACGAAATTTAAACTTCAAACTAAGGAGGGGTGAAATGAGAAGCTATCTAACTTCAATCACCGTAGCGGTCTTGATGATCGCTTTGGTCCCCGCGGGCGCTTTTGCCCAGACGGGCAAAATTGAGAGCACAGTGACCGATGCCCAGACCAAAGAGCCCCTTGTCGGTGCTAACGTCGTTCTCGAAGGACG
This sequence is a window from Candidatus Poribacteria bacterium. Protein-coding genes within it:
- a CDS encoding alkaline phosphatase family protein, which codes for MSSRRRCILILADGARSDVIWELMTRGMLPNIERFLAERGGFHEAVSAFPSVTGCAYLPIITGFTPGECNVPGMCWVDRRYLGVKSFHLDRYRDYFGVHSYLFNRDISPAVKTLFELADNPMNIFSFVSRGCDFKGDITRYTRGLRWVWAHLSGRWDKVDLKAAQFALKGIEEGHDFIFLLMPSIDALSHRSSPLSDEVIQGYMRLDETVGKIARTTDPEETMIVLTSDHGLSETQVHFDLAEFLSRLGFKTLHSGRRWRLNPDMAIMPSGNAMAHIYVRPESGWSERCYYPELRRFGGHKVDLVELLLNIDAVDLVAAKVPSGGVIISSRLGEAYVELEGKMITYQILKGEDPFGYPPFPGKISDRKLLELSMNTDYPDAPYQILKLFTSPRSGDIILSASRGCELRAQSRRFIHNSGHGSLRREHMLVPFLLNRPLTRTGPFRTADIFSIIVEFLIDKTP
- a CDS encoding peptidylprolyl isomerase, which encodes MAQAKRGDTVKVHYTGKLEDGTVFDTSLDRPPLQFTIGEGRLIPGFEEAVIGMSPGESKTVKVPTDKAFGPHYEEMVLVVDRAEFPEHIDPEIGQQLQISQMDGRTIIVTVTDVSESTVTLDANHPLAGKDLIFDIKLLEIA
- a CDS encoding ATP-binding protein, whose product is MSVRREFDVELRIPSDMQFIELLDTVISDVLGKIDIEEDDKVAVNLALIEAGTNAIKHGNRNDPTKDVHCIVSVEDDKLTIRIKDKGKGFDPESLKDPLELEHLMDASGRGIYLINVLMDEVEYDFDLTGTEVRMTKYIKKGKSGEVN
- a CDS encoding VWA domain-containing protein, with protein sequence MSFRDPIWLALLLLLPLLLWLSDRHRKGIPSSLFYLSIPRTSWRSKAWRMRIYLRLLLLCMIVLALARPQSFPIMRKVKSKGGDIMLVVDISTSMLAEDFDGESRIEATKRVLREFIARHPNSRMGLILFARTAFPVCPLTYDHSALLRLIGRIRVGILKDGTAIGSALLSAAKRLAGFKSMGKAVILLTDGENNWGIDPIKAAETVSSLGIRVYAIGVGSPAGAPVPISHPIFGKSYARDETGKIIIAKLDEKTLRRIARITDGAYFRATDSQELNRAYEEITRMEKTRFERSTPIRRELFGYFLLTALLLLLLDVILFNLLIPKIP
- a CDS encoding glycosyltransferase translates to MRVLILSPFIPLPATEGGRIRVINLLKHLSPACHITLLAPKTFNSTPRDEQIIRDMGVDLVVAGDMPHLSIGSIRSMAGGYPIPLAKYRLKTFAERFRRLIEEEKFDVVQFEMLHAGQYLPDLRRSSLNGDTPSILIQHNIDSVVWTRLYRNASSPLRKLGAFIQSLEFRRIERRLCPMFDLCVCMSERDAERLRWITPDVRVEIVPNGVDLEYFQPREDEVRWNRIVYVGSMDWYPNEDAVLYFHEHIWPIIRGEIPEAEFYIVGQYPSSRVKALDSVDGVHVTGLVDDIRPYLASAAVFVVPLRIGGGTRLKILEALAMGKAVISSSIGCEGLDLTDGEDLIIADSPEEFAGWAIRLMRNEVERERLARLGRGKVVDHFGWDRIAEEMLRIYTDLA
- a CDS encoding peptidylprolyl isomerase, which codes for MIMVFLRKKFVAKMFYGIVVIAFVGTIFLVWGAGGKFRKRSRVVIEVNGKKVSFEQFQNALRNETERMRRMYGDNYDRFIKDIDINSQTADKIVQDVLIDQELKKLGVLLSGEEVDREIASTPSYYQIYQILARRGRADDYWKSLRDSLSRQRLQDILFGIPIVTKTEIEEEYKRRNEKVKLKFIEFPVSKFRDKVNPSEDEIKRRYEEKREEYRIPEKVNVKYIKIDPKVFEDKIDISENDIKSYYEANKDSQFKEKERVRTRHILIKVPSGASEEEKKKLRQKAEKILKEAKSGADFAELAKKYSEDEGTKDKGGDLGYFTRGRMVPEFEKVAFSLKPGEISDIVETKYGFHIIKLEDKKPERIKSLDEVRDQIERKLKKDAAVALARELAGELVYDIELQGMEESVKLIPERAAEVYVRQLGDESKKSEDFVEKFKEIKFEVKTTGFFSKDDSQIPTVGSRYTYRDFLDAVFELRKGDTSDPIEIKSYGGDVMAYFIAKVVDRQYSHIPKLDEVKDKITDELKDEGAKKLALQAAEKLMSKYKPGETLDDLVKKAQDEKLKVKETPLFARSYGGYVPMIGSAPEISAVAFRMKLNEVKGPFQTQRGAYIIQLVERQKADVKKLDEDKEELANIRRSLIQRKRNDLLEAWIGGLKSAAKIKIELPEEAI
- a CDS encoding FAD-dependent thymidylate synthase, translated to MRGPIVRLICHSPNPYDLSVAAARTCYSSKGIVLPEEVSRDKRAKQIRDRIAQSTLRAGHLTTRGHAFFVFAIDRISRAAIWSFLHSHPFYNSEQVSQRYVRVSPDNFLLPPIEGKALDIYRETISAQMRAYEDLVKLLVPKVREEYFKIFPYRSSKPERWENEIARKAYEVARYVLPVATYAYMYHTINGITLHRYARLAESFDFPKEVKLLVERMIEAVRLVDPSFAEELYDPMPLEETPEYRAVEETFGSGWHLGDEGFTREFDSLIGDRSSLLIEFTREGEKILAQSVRYTLGLSGRDMDDEAALRLLLDPAQNPYLPETLNHAHHSKLMRAMNHVHYVFAKKLSHTADSQDQRHRTVPGSRPIIHRHYTGRPDYVTPKLIRAVPEAERVYAGAMERCFEGINRLLEMKVPTEWAMYLLPNGFPIRFIESGTLMNLHHKWRIRLCFNAQEEIFHASLDEVRQVSEVHPRIGRFLGPPCWFRSRSGVTPPCPEGDRFCGVRVWEKKLEDYDRLI